Proteins co-encoded in one Sporosarcina sp. FSL K6-1522 genomic window:
- a CDS encoding YusW family protein — MKKITLAGFLVLIGILALSGCGNFGKNADKPSREDATIIHEDEKAGGSIETGDGYGFTEFSLEIDVDQKDAIEADYDVTKLADAEYENKLTNVQLKNTQAITELDKLFKKILLTKDTPQQEVIDKILGWYQLDTYSKFDLEVHFDDGTLLDIEDTQ; from the coding sequence TTGAAGAAAATAACGCTAGCAGGATTTCTCGTCTTAATTGGCATTTTAGCACTGAGCGGATGTGGTAACTTCGGAAAAAATGCCGATAAGCCGAGTCGAGAGGATGCAACAATTATTCATGAAGATGAAAAAGCTGGGGGCTCCATCGAAACGGGAGATGGCTATGGCTTCACGGAATTTAGTCTTGAAATCGATGTCGACCAAAAAGATGCCATCGAAGCGGATTATGATGTGACAAAACTTGCAGATGCCGAATACGAAAATAAATTAACCAATGTCCAGTTGAAAAACACTCAAGCAATCACCGAACTGGACAAGCTTTTCAAAAAAATTCTACTGACAAAAGATACACCCCAACAGGAAGTAATCGATAAAATCTTGGGATGGTATCAGCTAGATACGTACTCCAAGTTCGATCTTGAAGTCCATTTTGACGATGGTACCCTTCTCGATATCGAAGACACCCAATAA